A genomic region of Leptolyngbya sp. NIES-2104 contains the following coding sequences:
- the petH gene encoding ferredoxin--NADP reductase — translation MYYSSASGAANTPSGSRVFRYEVVGLRQSESTDQQNYPIRQSGSTFINVPYNRMNEFMQRITRLGGKIVSIQPLEANGNGSGNVTVEQKAPAVKQENATANPPESKPMTQAKVKKHADVLVNIYKPNNPLVGKCISNDELVGEGGIGTVRHLKFDISGSDLTYVEGQSIGIIPPGTDKNGKPEKLRLYSIASTRHGDDVDDKTVSLCVRQLEYKHPETGETVYGVCSTHLCHLEPGTEVKITGPTGKEMLLPEETDRNVIMMATGTGIAPMRAYLWRQFKDNEKAANPEYQFNGFSWLIFGIPTSPNILYKEELEEIQSKYPDNFRLTYAISREQKNKDGGRMYIQDRVAEYAAELYKMMKDEKTHTYICGLKGMEDGIDAALGAEAAKEGVEWKEFRSAMKKAGRWHVETY, via the coding sequence ATGTATTATTCCAGCGCGTCGGGTGCTGCGAACACCCCATCTGGGAGCCGTGTCTTCCGGTATGAAGTGGTCGGGTTGCGCCAAAGCGAATCAACCGATCAACAGAATTACCCGATTCGGCAGAGTGGCAGCACTTTTATCAATGTCCCTTACAACCGCATGAATGAGTTCATGCAGCGGATTACTCGCTTGGGCGGCAAGATTGTGAGCATTCAGCCTTTAGAGGCAAACGGCAATGGGTCTGGAAACGTTACTGTTGAACAGAAAGCACCTGCCGTGAAGCAGGAAAATGCTACTGCGAACCCACCAGAATCAAAGCCCATGACACAAGCTAAGGTTAAAAAACACGCAGACGTTCTAGTCAACATTTACAAGCCTAACAATCCGTTAGTTGGAAAGTGTATTTCCAATGACGAATTGGTGGGTGAAGGCGGAATTGGAACCGTTCGCCATCTCAAATTTGACATCTCTGGCAGCGATCTGACTTACGTAGAAGGTCAAAGTATTGGGATTATTCCACCGGGAACTGACAAGAACGGGAAGCCGGAGAAATTGCGTCTTTACTCGATCGCATCGACTCGCCACGGCGATGATGTGGATGACAAAACGGTATCGCTCTGTGTTCGTCAGCTAGAGTACAAACATCCGGAGACGGGTGAAACGGTGTACGGTGTTTGCTCTACCCATCTGTGCCATTTGGAACCGGGTACAGAAGTGAAGATCACGGGTCCGACCGGAAAAGAAATGCTCTTGCCGGAAGAGACCGATCGCAATGTGATCATGATGGCAACCGGAACGGGGATCGCTCCGATGCGGGCTTACTTGTGGCGGCAGTTCAAGGACAACGAGAAAGCAGCGAACCCTGAATATCAGTTCAACGGTTTCTCCTGGTTGATCTTCGGAATTCCAACTTCTCCAAACATTCTCTACAAGGAAGAGCTTGAAGAGATCCAAAGCAAGTATCCGGATAACTTCCGTCTCACCTATGCAATTAGCCGTGAGCAGAAGAATAAAGACGGCGGCAGAATGTACATTCAAGACCGTGTAGCTGAATATGCGGCGGAATTGTACAAGATGATGAAGGATGAGAAGACTCACACCTATATTTGCGGTCTGAAGGGCATGGAGGACGGCATTGATGCGGCTCTCGGTGCGGAAGCGGCAAAAGAAGGGGTCGAGTGGAAAGAGTTCCGCAGTGCGATGAAGAAAGCGGGACGTTGGCACGTTGAAACGTACTAA
- a CDS encoding fatty acid desaturase, with the protein MQVYPNPSTPVADVYTREELPFTLKDVRSAIPDRCFEPNTARSLFYFFLDISIIAGLIAIAAYLDSWLFFPIFWFAQGTMFWALFVVGHDCGHGSFSKHKWLNNLIGHLSHSPILVPFHGWRISHRTHHANTGNIDTDESWYPVTEAKYAEMGFLEKLMRFYLPLIAYPLYLFRRSPGKQGSHFMPSSPLFKPSERNDIIVSTVCLLAMVGFLAALTFQFGFLFLLKYYLGGYVVFVIWLDLVTFLHHTEDDIPWYRGEDWYFLKGALSTIDRDYGIFNPIHHDIGTHVAHHIFSNMPHYRLREATEAIKPVLGGYYRKSNEPISKSFFKSYFACHFVADNGSKIYYQSPHVR; encoded by the coding sequence GTGCAAGTTTATCCGAACCCGTCTACCCCGGTTGCAGACGTTTATACCCGTGAGGAGCTACCCTTTACGCTCAAAGATGTTCGATCAGCAATTCCCGATCGCTGTTTTGAACCGAACACTGCTCGATCGCTCTTTTATTTCTTTCTTGATATCAGCATCATTGCAGGATTAATTGCGATCGCGGCTTATCTCGATTCCTGGTTGTTTTTTCCGATTTTCTGGTTTGCTCAGGGCACGATGTTCTGGGCTTTATTTGTGGTTGGGCATGACTGCGGACATGGCTCATTTTCCAAACACAAATGGTTGAATAATTTGATCGGTCATTTGTCGCATTCTCCGATTTTGGTCCCGTTTCATGGTTGGAGAATTAGCCACCGGACGCACCACGCGAATACTGGCAACATTGATACTGATGAGAGTTGGTATCCGGTGACAGAAGCGAAATATGCAGAAATGGGATTTTTAGAAAAGCTGATGCGGTTCTATTTGCCGCTGATTGCTTACCCGCTGTATCTATTTCGTCGATCGCCTGGGAAACAAGGCTCTCACTTTATGCCGAGTAGCCCACTGTTTAAGCCATCCGAGCGCAATGACATTATTGTGAGTACAGTTTGTTTGCTTGCAATGGTTGGATTCTTAGCAGCATTAACGTTCCAATTCGGATTTCTGTTTCTGCTAAAGTACTATCTCGGTGGATATGTTGTATTTGTGATTTGGTTGGATTTGGTGACATTTTTGCACCATACCGAAGATGATATTCCTTGGTATCGGGGTGAAGATTGGTACTTCCTCAAAGGTGCATTGTCTACTATCGATCGTGATTACGGAATTTTTAATCCGATTCATCATGATATTGGTACTCATGTTGCACATCACATTTTCTCGAATATGCCGCACTATCGATTGAGAGAAGCGACAGAAGCGATTAAACCTGTCTTGGGTGGGTACTATCGGAAATCGAATGAGCCGATCTCGAAGAGCTTCTTTAAATCCTATTTTGCCTGTCATTTTGTGGCAGATAATGGATCAAAGATTTACTATCAATCGCCTCACGTTCGGTAA
- a CDS encoding N-acetylmuramidase family protein, giving the protein MNLNTIASGTAIVALTTVRNNQNLTREVQQRLTSLGFQPGLVDGIWGNRTQSAFTAFATRNRLQADVISPRAAQVLLGIQPRPTTPTPPPRPTPVPTPTPPTIAQPPATPTPTPRPPVTATPTPAPTPTPRPPATATPTPAPTPTPRPPVTATPTPAPSGPRFAPPTQAIPTGLRPIASDVFTWQMSRISADQRLTRQIQQGLDAMGHNPGPIDGLWGGRTQAGYVEFSRAYGFNSNELSPIAALMLLEPAIPRIPVTRPIRQLTSQNFIDVARSIGCEVAAVRAVVDVEAAGSGFLRDGRPKILFEAHWFSEFTNGQFDESDGDISSPVWNRALYIGGAGEWDRIYRASNLNRAGALKSASWGLGQIMGFNHGAAGYRDVESFVRDMHESEGKQLTAMFNFIKSNRLDRFLINRDWAGFALRYNGESYRVNRYDEKLAEAYNYWRNAA; this is encoded by the coding sequence ATGAATCTGAATACTATTGCATCAGGAACTGCGATCGTCGCACTAACGACTGTTCGCAACAATCAGAACTTAACGAGAGAAGTTCAGCAGCGACTCACTTCATTAGGATTTCAACCGGGACTTGTAGACGGTATTTGGGGCAACCGAACTCAAAGCGCTTTTACTGCCTTTGCAACCCGAAATCGACTACAAGCAGATGTAATCAGTCCCCGTGCGGCTCAAGTGTTGCTCGGAATCCAACCTCGTCCCACTACGCCAACCCCACCCCCACGACCGACTCCAGTCCCTACCCCGACACCTCCCACAATTGCTCAACCTCCCGCCACACCAACCCCTACACCTCGTCCACCCGTTACTGCAACCCCAACCCCGGCACCCACTCCCACACCACGCCCACCTGCTACTGCAACCCCAACCCCAGCACCCACTCCAACGCCGCGTCCACCCGTTACTGCAACCCCAACTCCAGCCCCGTCTGGACCTCGATTTGCTCCGCCGACTCAAGCCATTCCAACTGGATTACGCCCGATCGCGTCGGATGTCTTCACCTGGCAAATGAGCCGAATCTCAGCCGACCAACGTCTCACGCGCCAAATTCAGCAAGGATTAGACGCAATGGGACACAATCCGGGTCCGATCGACGGACTTTGGGGCGGTCGAACTCAGGCGGGATATGTTGAGTTCTCTAGAGCGTATGGATTCAACTCGAATGAGCTATCCCCGATCGCGGCACTGATGCTACTAGAGCCTGCGATTCCTCGAATTCCGGTGACTCGTCCAATTCGACAGTTGACATCCCAAAATTTTATTGATGTTGCTCGATCGATTGGCTGTGAAGTGGCGGCAGTTCGCGCCGTGGTTGATGTAGAAGCTGCTGGATCAGGATTCTTGCGCGATGGTAGACCGAAGATTTTGTTTGAAGCTCATTGGTTTTCAGAGTTTACCAATGGACAGTTCGATGAGAGTGACGGTGATATTTCAAGCCCTGTTTGGAATCGTGCCCTTTATATCGGTGGGGCGGGAGAATGGGATCGAATCTATCGAGCCTCGAATTTGAATCGAGCCGGAGCATTGAAATCGGCTTCTTGGGGACTGGGACAAATTATGGGCTTTAATCATGGTGCTGCGGGCTATCGTGATGTGGAATCTTTTGTGCGGGATATGCACGAGAGCGAAGGGAAACAACTCACGGCAATGTTCAATTTTATTAAGAGCAATCGGCTCGATCGCTTTTTGATTAACCGCGATTGGGCAGGATTTGCACTGCGGTATAACGGTGAAAGCTACCGAGTGAATCGCTATGATGAAAAGCTAGCAGAAGCTTATAACTATTGGCGAAATGCGGCTTAG
- a CDS encoding restriction endonuclease subunit R has protein sequence MTIALDASNLTLDQVHRLLKLQLRVGQKLTSLLTLEELTESERQKLTQIRENFITYYGEGKILEGQIQYLFLSPLMWLAGFHNPRIRLDLEVGISSIEVEDEDTLIKGRMDILAAKRMRDQREMNVFWVLIVEAKNSSLEASEGLPQLLTYAFTGLEQQQAVWGLTTNGLNYQFVRIEQGEPPPYTLFPTFNMLYPDQVEQLLQVMKAICEETRS, from the coding sequence ATGACGATCGCGCTTGATGCCAGTAATTTGACTCTAGACCAAGTTCATCGACTTCTGAAACTGCAACTTCGTGTGGGTCAGAAACTCACCTCTCTATTGACGTTGGAAGAATTAACCGAATCAGAACGCCAGAAGCTAACACAGATTCGAGAGAATTTTATTACCTATTACGGGGAAGGCAAGATTCTTGAAGGTCAGATTCAGTATTTATTTCTGTCGCCTTTGATGTGGCTTGCAGGATTTCATAATCCTAGAATTCGGCTTGATTTAGAAGTGGGAATTTCTAGCATTGAGGTCGAGGATGAAGACACGCTGATTAAAGGGCGAATGGATATTCTCGCTGCGAAACGGATGCGAGATCAGCGCGAGATGAATGTGTTTTGGGTGCTGATTGTTGAGGCAAAGAATAGCAGCTTAGAGGCTTCAGAAGGACTACCGCAGCTTTTGACGTATGCTTTCACGGGATTGGAGCAACAGCAAGCTGTGTGGGGATTAACGACGAATGGATTGAATTATCAGTTTGTGCGGATCGAGCAGGGAGAGCCGCCGCCTTATACGCTGTTTCCGACGTTTAATATGTTGTATCCCGATCAGGTGGAGCAGTTGTTGCAGGTGATGAAGGCGATTTGTGAGGAAACGCGATCGTAA
- a CDS encoding helix-turn-helix transcriptional regulator — MGKIRWRLRVVMADRKMTNKTLAQMMNMNPVSISKLKNADDMPAIGGETLAKLCDALNCTPADLIQYVPDSDE, encoded by the coding sequence GTGGGAAAGATTCGTTGGCGATTACGGGTGGTCATGGCAGACCGAAAAATGACCAATAAAACACTGGCTCAAATGATGAACATGAACCCAGTGAGTATTTCAAAATTGAAGAATGCCGATGATATGCCAGCGATCGGTGGTGAAACACTCGCAAAACTTTGTGATGCCCTTAATTGCACCCCTGCCGATCTAATCCAATACGTCCCCGATTCAGACGAGTAA
- a CDS encoding tRNA (5-methylaminomethyl-2-thiouridine)(34)-methyltransferase MnmD has translation MPDWIPQLTRDGSYTFFSEEFGEAFHSYQGAKTEAFQKFSDAIDLQQRAKQSEIKLLDVCYGLGYNTAAAIEVIRKINPTCNIEIYGLELDPTVPIGAAPLLQHWSTDVQTVLESLAKQHSYQDNHLKAQLLIGDARQTIQQLNHFQADAIFFDPFSPRRCPQLWTVEFFKLVAQCLAPDGKLATYSRSASVRTALIEAGLQIGTIPLGELHLPHDWAQGTIAAWSAETLQPLSQMEQEHLNTRAAIPYRDRTLHDAAEEILERHEQEQRSSTVESTSSWRRRWNIK, from the coding sequence ATGCCAGATTGGATTCCACAATTAACGCGTGACGGGTCTTATACATTCTTTTCTGAAGAATTTGGAGAAGCATTTCACAGCTACCAAGGCGCGAAAACAGAAGCCTTTCAAAAATTCTCAGACGCGATCGACTTACAGCAAAGAGCAAAGCAATCTGAAATTAAACTCTTAGATGTTTGCTACGGATTGGGATATAACACCGCAGCAGCGATCGAGGTGATTCGCAAAATTAATCCAACCTGCAACATCGAAATTTATGGCTTAGAACTTGATCCAACTGTTCCGATCGGTGCTGCACCACTTCTACAACACTGGTCAACTGATGTTCAAACCGTTCTAGAATCCCTTGCTAAACAGCATTCTTATCAAGACAATCACCTCAAAGCACAATTGCTAATCGGAGATGCGAGACAAACCATTCAACAGTTAAATCACTTTCAAGCAGATGCAATTTTCTTTGATCCATTCTCACCGCGTCGCTGTCCTCAGCTTTGGACGGTGGAATTTTTTAAGCTTGTAGCTCAATGTCTTGCACCCGATGGCAAGCTTGCAACTTATTCGCGATCGGCATCGGTTCGCACTGCATTGATCGAAGCAGGATTACAGATTGGAACGATTCCGCTCGGAGAATTGCACCTGCCGCATGACTGGGCGCAAGGCACGATCGCGGCTTGGAGTGCTGAAACTTTGCAACCTTTATCGCAGATGGAACAAGAGCATTTGAATACTCGTGCGGCAATTCCTTATCGCGATCGTACTTTGCACGACGCAGCCGAAGAAATTTTAGAACGACATGAACAAGAACAGCGATCGAGCACGGTAGAATCAACCTCAAGTTGGCGCAGACGGTGGAACATTAAATGA